The proteins below are encoded in one region of Rhizobacter sp.:
- a CDS encoding pyrroline-5-carboxylate reductase, with protein MTTIAFIGGGNMASAIIGGLLKSGRAPGDILVLEPNADQRSRLQRELQVITLEAPGSVLQRAATVVWAIKPQNFKAAAEANLPHVGKALQFSVMAGIRSDDMAKALGTERIVRSMPNTPALIGQGITGLYARPAVTALERKEIERMLAPTGRTLWVNAEHDLDAVTAMSGSGPAYVFYFVEAMMEAAVEMGLTEEQGKTLALATFQGASALALASPEAPAVLRERVTSKGGTTYAALTSMEASGVKPAIVKALKAAQRRAAELGDEFGR; from the coding sequence ATGACCACCATTGCATTCATCGGCGGCGGCAACATGGCCAGCGCCATCATCGGCGGCCTGCTCAAGAGCGGGCGGGCGCCCGGCGACATCCTCGTGCTGGAGCCCAATGCCGACCAGCGCAGCCGGCTGCAGCGCGAGCTGCAGGTGATCACGCTCGAAGCCCCGGGCTCGGTGCTGCAGCGCGCCGCCACCGTGGTGTGGGCGATCAAGCCGCAGAACTTCAAGGCCGCCGCCGAGGCCAACCTGCCGCACGTCGGCAAGGCGCTGCAGTTCAGCGTGATGGCCGGCATCCGCAGCGACGACATGGCGAAGGCCCTAGGCACCGAGCGCATCGTGCGCTCCATGCCCAACACCCCCGCCTTGATCGGCCAGGGCATCACGGGCCTGTACGCCCGCCCGGCCGTGACCGCCCTCGAACGCAAGGAGATCGAGCGCATGCTCGCCCCCACCGGCCGCACGCTGTGGGTGAACGCCGAGCACGACCTCGATGCGGTGACGGCGATGTCGGGCTCGGGCCCGGCCTATGTCTTCTACTTCGTCGAAGCCATGATGGAAGCGGCGGTGGAGATGGGCCTCACCGAAGAACAGGGCAAGACCCTGGCGCTTGCCACCTTCCAGGGCGCCAGCGCCCTCGCCCTGGCCTCGCCCGAAGCGCCGGCCGTGCTGCGCGAGCGGGTCACCTCCAAGGGCGGCACCACCTACGCGGCACTGACCTCGATGGAGGCGAGCGGCGTCAAACCCGCCATCGTGAAGGCGCTGAAGGCCGCGCAGCGCCGCGCCGCCGAACTGGGCGACGAGTTCGGCCGCTGA
- a CDS encoding tautomerase family protein — MPYLHIQISGAQDDNLAHRVAETGTALTSTLLGKNREHTAVVVDFIAPSRWFIAGKPLVGAPKRSYHWMVSITDETNTKREKADYLAAVHQAMDELLGGAAEHSYAHVADLRGSAYGFAGRTQEHRYQHG, encoded by the coding sequence ATGCCTTACCTGCACATCCAGATCTCCGGCGCGCAAGACGACAACCTGGCCCACCGTGTGGCCGAGACCGGCACCGCACTCACGTCGACGCTGCTTGGCAAGAACCGCGAGCACACCGCGGTCGTCGTCGACTTCATCGCCCCTTCGCGCTGGTTCATCGCCGGCAAGCCCTTGGTCGGCGCGCCCAAGCGCAGCTACCACTGGATGGTGAGCATCACCGACGAGACCAACACCAAGCGCGAGAAGGCCGACTACCTGGCCGCGGTGCACCAGGCGATGGACGAGCTGCTCGGTGGCGCCGCCGAACATTCCTACGCCCACGTGGCCGACCTGCGGGGCAGCGCCTACGGCTTCGCCGGTCGCACGCAGGAGCACCGCTACCAGCACGGCTGA
- a CDS encoding Glu/Leu/Phe/Val dehydrogenase: MSYLSYVTPHANSPWHTYLAQVDRVVPYLGRLAKWAETLKHPKRALIVDVPIEMDNGEVQHFEGFRVQHNLSRGPGKGGVRYHPDVTLEEVMALSAWMTVKNAAVNLPYGGAKGGIRVDPKKLSMKELEKLTRRYTSEIGIIIGPQRDIPAPDVNTNGQIMAWMMDTYSMNTGATATGVVTGKPIHLGGSLGRVKATGRGVFVTGREAARRLGLKLDGARVAVQGFGNVGSSAAELFVGAGATIVAIQDHTGTLVNPKGFDMAEAMAVLKRDCGIGQYAAAERVDNERFWDVDCDILIPAALEGQITTDRANRLKAKLVLEGANGPTLPDADDVLRDRGILVVPDVICNAGGVTVSYFEWVQDFSSFFWSEDEINLRLDKIMVDALRHIWDTADRHKITLRTATFAVACERILWAREERGLYP, from the coding sequence ATGAGCTACCTCTCTTACGTCACCCCGCACGCCAACAGCCCCTGGCACACCTACCTGGCACAAGTCGACCGCGTGGTGCCCTACCTGGGGCGGCTCGCCAAGTGGGCCGAGACGCTGAAGCACCCGAAGCGCGCCCTCATCGTCGACGTGCCGATCGAGATGGACAACGGCGAGGTGCAGCACTTCGAAGGCTTTCGCGTGCAGCACAACCTCTCGCGCGGCCCCGGCAAGGGCGGCGTGCGCTACCACCCCGACGTGACACTCGAAGAGGTGATGGCCCTCTCGGCCTGGATGACGGTGAAGAACGCGGCGGTGAACCTGCCCTACGGCGGCGCCAAGGGCGGCATCCGAGTCGACCCGAAAAAACTCTCGATGAAGGAGCTGGAAAAGCTCACCCGCCGCTACACCAGCGAGATCGGCATCATCATCGGCCCGCAGCGCGACATCCCCGCGCCCGACGTGAACACCAACGGCCAGATCATGGCCTGGATGATGGACACGTATTCGATGAACACCGGCGCCACCGCCACCGGTGTCGTCACCGGCAAGCCCATTCACCTGGGCGGCTCGCTCGGCCGCGTGAAGGCCACCGGCCGTGGGGTCTTCGTCACCGGCCGCGAAGCGGCCCGCCGCCTCGGCCTGAAGCTCGACGGCGCCCGCGTGGCGGTGCAGGGCTTCGGCAACGTGGGCAGCTCGGCGGCCGAGCTCTTCGTGGGGGCCGGTGCCACCATCGTCGCCATCCAAGACCACACCGGCACGCTCGTGAACCCCAAAGGCTTCGACATGGCCGAAGCGATGGCAGTGCTGAAGCGCGACTGCGGCATCGGCCAGTACGCCGCGGCCGAGCGCGTCGACAACGAGCGCTTCTGGGACGTGGACTGCGACATCCTCATCCCCGCCGCCCTCGAAGGCCAGATCACCACGGACCGCGCCAACCGCCTCAAGGCCAAGCTCGTGCTTGAAGGCGCCAACGGCCCCACCCTGCCCGATGCCGACGACGTGCTGCGCGACCGCGGCATCCTCGTCGTGCCCGACGTGATCTGCAATGCCGGCGGCGTGACCGTGAGCTACTTCGAGTGGGTACAGGACTTCTCGAGCTTCTTCTGGAGCGAAGACGAGATCAACCTGCGGCTCGACAAGATCATGGTCGACGCGCTGCGCCACATCTGGGACACCGCCGACCGCCACAAGATCACGCTGCGCACCGCCACCTTCGCGGTGGCCTGCGAGCGCATCCTGTGGGCACGCGAGGAGCGCGGGCTGTACCCCTGA
- a CDS encoding L-glutamate gamma-semialdehyde dehydrogenase: protein MPSDVPPPPAFRPRLPAPCRREAELLAGLLPTLATSLDWPRVITTARPWVQAVRDKPAPFWAMESLLREYPISSAEGLALMRLAEALLRVPDTETAIALTADQLGRAAFDSQADGPHKMLATLSASAITLSKKFLPDGPGDTSLMKRLGAQTVVAATVRAIQLLGRQFVLGRSIGEAMNEAGQAREQQPGLRFSYDMLGEGARTEADAQRYLAAYLNALDAIAAKRATGDPTTADGISIKLSALFSRYEELQRERVFAELLPRVWPLVERAARANLNLTIDAEESEHLELSLDVLDALAARIATHHPQWRGFGLAVQAYQTRALDTVNEVARIARRHGLHFMVRLVKGAYWDGEVKRAQELGLPGYPVFTHKHHTDISYLACAQALLAHADAIYPQFATHNAGTIAAILQMARKAQAPFEMQRLHGMGEGIYREVMKDPSIAVRVYAPVGEHRDLLAYLVRRLLENGANSSFVHQLADDAVHPEELLASPLVPSAHPGLPLPADLYGPRRANSTGADPTNRDERAAFEAAIASTHLQPVALANVADIAPTMARLQQGHAHWARTPLSARANTLRRAADLLDARLPEFCGLLVREAHKTLGDAIAEVREAVDFCRYYAEQAEERLAPQALPGPTGESNELSLHGRGVFVCISPWNFPLAIFTGQVAAALVAGNSVAAKPAEQTPAIAQRMVALLHEAGVPSDALALLHGAGETIGAGLVADARTAGVCFTGSTAVARAINRTLAAKDGPLVPLIAETGGINAMVVDSTALPEQVVDAVVQSAFRSAGQRCSALRLLCVHESVADTVIEMLRGAMAELSLGDPARLETDVGPVIDDEAFEGLQRHIARLRREAMLIGETPLRSTVPRLVAPIAFELRHVADVNEEIFGPVLHVVRWRGAPEAVIAEVNALGYGLTLGLQTRIDGRAHQLADAAHIGNVYVNRNMIGAVVGVQPFGGEGLSGTGPKAGGPHYLYRFCVERTLTINTAAAGGNAALLAGLRN, encoded by the coding sequence ATGCCGTCCGACGTTCCGCCCCCACCCGCCTTCCGGCCCCGTCTTCCGGCCCCGTGCCGGCGTGAGGCCGAGCTGCTGGCGGGCCTGCTGCCCACGCTCGCCACCTCGCTCGACTGGCCCCGTGTCATCACCACCGCGCGCCCCTGGGTGCAGGCGGTGCGCGACAAGCCGGCGCCCTTCTGGGCGATGGAATCGCTGCTGCGCGAGTACCCCATCTCCAGCGCCGAAGGCCTGGCGCTGATGCGGCTGGCCGAAGCGCTGCTGCGCGTGCCCGACACCGAAACCGCGATCGCGCTCACCGCCGACCAGCTCGGCCGCGCCGCCTTCGATTCGCAGGCCGATGGCCCGCACAAGATGCTGGCCACGCTCTCGGCGAGTGCGATCACGCTGTCGAAGAAATTCCTGCCGGACGGCCCCGGCGACACCAGCCTCATGAAGCGCCTGGGCGCGCAGACCGTGGTGGCCGCCACCGTGCGCGCCATCCAGCTGCTCGGCCGCCAGTTCGTGCTCGGCCGCTCCATCGGCGAAGCGATGAACGAGGCCGGTCAGGCCCGCGAGCAGCAACCCGGCCTGCGTTTCAGCTACGACATGCTCGGCGAAGGCGCGCGCACCGAAGCCGATGCGCAGCGTTATCTCGCGGCCTACCTGAACGCACTCGACGCCATCGCCGCCAAGCGGGCCACCGGCGACCCGACCACCGCCGACGGCATCTCCATCAAGCTCAGCGCGCTCTTCTCACGCTACGAAGAGCTGCAACGCGAGCGTGTCTTCGCCGAACTGCTGCCGCGTGTGTGGCCGCTCGTCGAGCGAGCCGCACGGGCCAACCTCAACCTCACCATCGACGCCGAAGAAAGCGAGCACCTCGAACTCTCGCTCGACGTGCTGGATGCACTCGCCGCACGCATCGCCACCCACCACCCGCAATGGCGCGGCTTCGGCCTCGCGGTGCAGGCGTACCAGACACGCGCGCTTGACACGGTGAACGAAGTCGCCCGCATCGCGCGCCGGCACGGCCTGCACTTCATGGTGCGGCTGGTGAAGGGCGCGTATTGGGATGGCGAAGTCAAGCGCGCGCAGGAGCTGGGGCTGCCCGGCTACCCCGTCTTCACCCACAAGCACCACACCGACATCTCCTACCTCGCCTGCGCACAAGCCCTGCTGGCACACGCCGACGCGATCTACCCGCAGTTCGCCACGCACAACGCCGGCACCATCGCCGCCATCCTGCAGATGGCGCGCAAGGCCCAGGCGCCGTTCGAGATGCAGCGCCTGCACGGCATGGGCGAAGGCATCTACCGCGAGGTGATGAAGGACCCGTCGATCGCGGTGCGCGTCTACGCGCCGGTCGGCGAGCACCGCGACCTGCTTGCCTACCTCGTGCGCCGCCTGCTGGAGAACGGCGCCAACTCCTCCTTCGTGCACCAGCTGGCCGACGACGCGGTGCACCCCGAAGAGCTGCTGGCGTCGCCGCTCGTGCCATCGGCCCACCCCGGCCTGCCGCTGCCGGCCGATCTCTACGGCCCGCGGCGCGCCAACTCGACGGGCGCCGACCCGACGAACCGCGACGAGCGCGCGGCCTTCGAAGCCGCCATCGCCTCGACCCATCTGCAGCCCGTGGCCCTGGCGAACGTGGCCGACATCGCGCCCACGATGGCCCGCCTGCAGCAGGGCCACGCCCACTGGGCCCGCACGCCCCTCTCGGCCCGCGCCAACACCCTGCGCCGCGCCGCCGACCTGCTCGACGCGCGACTGCCCGAGTTCTGCGGGTTGCTCGTGCGCGAGGCCCACAAGACGCTCGGCGACGCAATCGCCGAAGTGCGCGAGGCGGTGGACTTCTGCCGCTACTACGCCGAGCAGGCCGAAGAGCGGCTGGCCCCGCAAGCGCTGCCGGGCCCGACCGGCGAAAGCAACGAGCTGAGCCTGCACGGCCGCGGCGTCTTCGTCTGCATCAGCCCGTGGAACTTCCCGCTCGCGATCTTCACCGGCCAGGTCGCCGCGGCACTGGTGGCCGGCAACAGCGTGGCCGCCAAACCGGCCGAGCAGACGCCCGCCATCGCGCAGCGCATGGTCGCGCTGCTGCACGAGGCCGGGGTGCCGAGCGACGCACTCGCCCTGCTGCACGGCGCGGGCGAGACCATCGGGGCCGGCCTCGTGGCCGACGCGCGCACGGCCGGCGTGTGCTTCACCGGCTCCACCGCCGTCGCCCGGGCCATCAACCGCACGCTCGCCGCGAAAGACGGCCCCCTCGTGCCGCTGATCGCCGAGACCGGCGGCATCAACGCGATGGTGGTCGACAGCACCGCCCTGCCCGAGCAGGTGGTCGACGCCGTGGTGCAGAGCGCCTTCCGCTCCGCCGGCCAGCGCTGCTCGGCGCTGCGCCTCCTGTGCGTGCACGAGAGCGTGGCCGACACCGTGATCGAGATGCTGCGCGGCGCCATGGCCGAGCTGAGCCTCGGCGACCCGGCCCGGCTCGAGACCGACGTCGGCCCCGTCATCGACGACGAGGCCTTCGAGGGCCTGCAGCGCCACATCGCCCGCCTGCGCCGCGAGGCGATGCTGATCGGCGAGACACCGTTGCGCAGCACGGTCCCCCGCCTCGTCGCCCCGATCGCGTTCGAGTTGAGACACGTCGCCGACGTCAACGAGGAAATCTTCGGCCCGGTGCTGCACGTGGTGCGCTGGCGCGGCGCACCCGAGGCCGTGATCGCGGAGGTCAACGCCCTTGGCTACGGCCTCACGCTCGGCCTGCAGACGCGCATCGACGGCCGTGCCCACCAGCTCGCCGACGCCGCGCACATCGGCAACGTCTACGTCAACCGCAACATGATCGGCGCGGTGGTCGGTGTGCAGCCCTTCGGCGGCGAAGGCCTGTCGGGCACCGGCCCGAAGGCGGGCGGGCCGCACTACCTCTACCGCTTCTGCGTCGAGCGCACGCTGACGATCAACACCGCCGCAGCGGGCGGCAACGCCGCGCTGCTCGCCGGCCTGCGCAACTGA
- the ubiA gene encoding 4-hydroxybenzoate octaprenyltransferase: protein MATTAPAPSRLSLYLDLIRWDRPAGTYLLLWPTLSALWIAAQGFPGWHLLVVFVLGTFLMRSAGCAVNDVADRDFDKHVKRTAQRPVTSGAIGVKGALLFGAALALVAFGLVLTTNAPTIAWSFAALAVSIFYPFTKRFFSMPQAVLGVAFSFGIPMAFSAVQGSVPALAWLLLVGNLFWVLAYDTEYAMVDRDDDLKIGIRTSAITLGRFDVAGVMLFYAVFVAIWAAIGLALGMGPAYFAGLAVAAGLAGWHYTLIRTRTRDGCFKAFRLNHWLGFVVFAGVMIDFAVR, encoded by the coding sequence ATGGCTACCACCGCGCCCGCGCCTTCCCGCCTCTCGCTCTACCTCGACCTCATCCGCTGGGACCGCCCGGCCGGCACCTACCTGCTGCTGTGGCCCACGCTGTCGGCGCTGTGGATCGCGGCGCAGGGCTTTCCGGGGTGGCATCTGCTGGTGGTGTTCGTGCTCGGCACCTTCCTCATGCGCAGTGCCGGCTGTGCGGTCAACGACGTGGCTGACCGTGATTTCGACAAGCACGTGAAGCGCACCGCGCAGCGGCCGGTCACGAGCGGTGCGATCGGCGTGAAGGGGGCGCTGCTCTTCGGTGCGGCGCTCGCGCTCGTGGCCTTCGGTCTCGTGCTGACCACCAACGCACCCACCATCGCGTGGAGCTTCGCGGCGCTCGCGGTGAGCATCTTCTACCCCTTCACCAAGCGCTTCTTCTCGATGCCGCAGGCGGTGCTGGGCGTGGCCTTCAGTTTCGGCATCCCGATGGCGTTCTCGGCGGTGCAAGGCTCGGTGCCGGCGCTGGCGTGGCTGCTGCTCGTCGGCAACCTTTTCTGGGTGCTGGCCTACGACACCGAGTACGCGATGGTCGACCGCGACGACGACCTCAAGATCGGCATCCGCACTTCGGCGATCACGCTCGGCCGCTTCGACGTGGCGGGGGTGATGCTGTTCTATGCGGTGTTCGTGGCGATCTGGGCGGCGATCGGCCTTGCGCTCGGCATGGGCCCGGCCTACTTCGCCGGGTTGGCGGTGGCAGCGGGCCTCGCCGGCTGGCACTACACCCTCATCCGCACGCGCACCCGCGACGGCTGCTTCAAGGCCTTCCGCCTCAACCACTGGCTCGGTTTCGTCGTCTTCGCCGGCGTGATGATCGACTTCGCCGTGCGCTAG
- a CDS encoding type IV pilus twitching motility protein PilT, giving the protein MDITQLLAFSVKNKASDLHLSAGLPPMIRVHGDVRRINVDPLEHKQVHEMVYDIMNDSQRKAYEETLECDFSFEIQGLARFRVNAFNQNRGAGAVFRTIPSKILTLEQLNTPKVFAELALKPRGLVLVTGPTGSGKSTTLAAMVNHLNENEYGHVLTVEDPIEFVHESKKCLVNQREVGPHTLSFSNALRSALREDPDAILVGEMRDLETIRLALTAAETGHLVFGTLHTSSAAKTIDRVVDVFPAAEKEMVRAMLSESLVAVISQTLCKLKDGSGRVAAHEIMLGTAAIRNLIRENKIAQMYSSIQTGNTVGMQTLDQNLSDLVRRNIIAPAEARNKAKFPENFPG; this is encoded by the coding sequence ATGGACATCACCCAACTGTTGGCGTTCTCGGTCAAGAACAAAGCGTCCGACTTGCACCTCTCTGCCGGCCTGCCCCCGATGATCCGTGTGCACGGCGACGTGCGCCGCATCAACGTCGACCCGCTCGAGCACAAGCAGGTGCACGAGATGGTCTACGACATCATGAACGACTCGCAGCGCAAGGCGTATGAAGAAACGCTGGAGTGCGACTTCTCGTTCGAGATCCAGGGCCTTGCGCGTTTCCGTGTCAATGCCTTCAACCAGAACCGCGGTGCCGGCGCCGTGTTCCGGACGATTCCGTCGAAGATCCTCACGCTCGAGCAGCTCAACACGCCCAAGGTGTTTGCCGAGCTGGCGCTCAAGCCGCGCGGCCTGGTGCTGGTGACGGGCCCCACCGGCTCGGGCAAGTCGACGACGCTCGCCGCGATGGTCAACCACCTGAACGAAAACGAATACGGCCACGTGCTCACGGTCGAAGACCCGATCGAGTTTGTGCACGAGTCGAAGAAGTGCCTGGTCAACCAGCGCGAGGTCGGCCCGCACACGCTGAGCTTCTCGAACGCGCTGCGCTCTGCGCTGCGCGAAGACCCCGACGCCATCCTCGTCGGCGAAATGCGCGACCTGGAAACCATCCGCCTCGCGCTGACCGCCGCCGAAACGGGCCACCTGGTGTTCGGCACGCTGCACACGAGCTCCGCTGCCAAGACCATCGACCGCGTGGTCGACGTGTTCCCGGCGGCGGAAAAGGAAATGGTGCGCGCGATGCTCTCCGAGTCGCTCGTGGCCGTGATCTCGCAGACGCTGTGCAAGCTGAAGGACGGCAGCGGCCGCGTCGCTGCGCACGAGATCATGCTGGGCACCGCCGCCATCCGAAACCTCATCCGCGAGAACAAGATCGCCCAGATGTACTCGTCGATCCAGACCGGCAACACGGTGGGCATGCAGACGCTGGACCAGAACCTGTCCGACCTCGTCCGCCGCAACATCATTGCGCCGGCCGAAGCGCGCAACAAGGCCAAGTTCCCCGAGAACTTCCCCGGCTGA
- a CDS encoding LysR family transcriptional regulator: MNDLDPLWLRSFIAVADTGSVTRAAQQVHRTQSAVSTHLQQLEASLGVRLAERSTRALALTAEGERFLPHARRLLDWQADARAAVQPAAVEEVRRIGISEYFMPARLGELLALLHDSTPGVRFELLWASSASLQQLWQAGAMDLAVVTSDDPLPGARLMRREPLTWVHAERYAVPSAGPAPLVLLGPECPVRRLALDALARAGRAHHLRLSCTGAHGAMAALRAGWGIGCLNQSAIPADLVALSASQRWPSPGRLSFYSLTRPALQATERELRRWAQA; the protein is encoded by the coding sequence ATGAACGACCTGGACCCACTCTGGCTGCGCAGCTTCATCGCCGTGGCCGACACCGGCTCGGTGACCCGCGCCGCGCAGCAGGTGCACCGCACGCAGTCGGCCGTGAGCACGCACCTGCAGCAGCTCGAAGCCTCGCTCGGCGTGCGCCTGGCCGAGCGCAGCACGCGTGCGCTCGCGCTCACGGCCGAGGGCGAACGTTTCCTGCCGCATGCCCGCCGCCTGCTCGACTGGCAGGCCGATGCGCGCGCCGCGGTGCAGCCCGCAGCCGTTGAGGAAGTGCGCCGCATCGGCATCAGCGAATACTTCATGCCAGCGCGCCTGGGGGAGCTGCTGGCGCTGCTGCACGACAGCACGCCCGGCGTGCGCTTCGAGCTGCTGTGGGCGAGCTCCGCTTCGCTGCAGCAGCTGTGGCAGGCCGGCGCGATGGACCTCGCCGTCGTCACGAGCGACGACCCGTTGCCCGGCGCCAGGCTCATGCGCCGCGAGCCGCTCACCTGGGTGCACGCCGAGCGCTATGCGGTGCCCAGCGCCGGCCCGGCGCCACTGGTGCTGCTCGGCCCCGAGTGCCCGGTGCGCCGCCTGGCGCTCGACGCACTGGCCCGGGCCGGCCGGGCGCACCACCTGCGCCTGAGCTGCACCGGCGCCCACGGCGCGATGGCCGCGCTGCGCGCCGGCTGGGGCATCGGCTGCCTGAACCAGTCGGCCATTCCGGCCGACCTCGTCGCCCTCTCGGCCTCGCAGCGCTGGCCCTCGCCCGGCCGACTATCCTTCTACTCCCTCACCCGCCCTGCCCTGCAAGCCACCGAGCGTGAATTGCGGCGCTGGGCCCAAGCCTGA
- a CDS encoding cyclic nucleotide-binding domain-containing protein: protein MSDEGPATDDGYFSTQFNDRGDDVQLATWAERAKQVGAQPLDRKQAEPLFAKLWGADRYVAALSADELMRMSQYLQFVTVPVNQEVIGQDEQGDYMLIVLEGTLAVDRVQPWGGRARLAEARAGDMLGEMSLLDAGTRFSACTTLTPCTLAVVDAQRLDEMIMFEPRLGLALLASLSRRLSLRLRQVSARLSALLSSN, encoded by the coding sequence ATGTCCGACGAAGGGCCGGCCACCGACGACGGCTACTTCTCCACCCAGTTCAACGACCGTGGTGACGACGTGCAGCTTGCCACCTGGGCCGAGCGCGCCAAGCAGGTGGGCGCGCAGCCGCTCGATCGCAAGCAGGCCGAACCGCTCTTTGCCAAGCTGTGGGGCGCCGACCGCTACGTGGCCGCGCTCAGCGCCGACGAGTTGATGCGCATGAGCCAGTACCTCCAGTTCGTGACCGTGCCGGTCAACCAGGAGGTGATCGGGCAGGACGAGCAGGGCGACTACATGCTGATCGTGCTCGAGGGCACGCTGGCGGTCGACCGCGTGCAACCCTGGGGCGGGCGTGCCCGCTTGGCGGAAGCGCGTGCCGGTGACATGCTTGGAGAGATGTCTCTGCTCGACGCCGGCACCCGCTTTTCCGCCTGCACCACGCTCACGCCGTGCACGCTGGCGGTGGTCGACGCGCAGCGTTTGGATGAGATGATCATGTTCGAGCCGCGGCTCGGCCTGGCCTTGCTGGCCTCGCTGTCGCGGCGCCTGTCGCTGCGCCTGCGGCAGGTGAGTGCGCGCCTGAGTGCTCTGTTGTCGAGCAACTGA
- a CDS encoding YggS family pyridoxal phosphate-dependent enzyme, producing the protein MATIASNIQQVRERIARACAAAQRPVQSVTLLTVSKTFGADEVREAAAAGERRFGENYVQEAIEKIEVLADLRAQIEWHLIGPLQSNKTRVVAKYFDWVHSVDRLKIAERLSEQRAPDQPPLNLCLQVNVSGEASKSGVAPDELPALAHAVAALPRVRLRGLMSIPEPSDDPAQQAAPHRQLRQLFHRLQQEGLALDTLSMGMSGDLEAAIAEGSTMVRVGTAIFGRR; encoded by the coding sequence ATGGCGACGATTGCATCGAACATACAACAAGTGCGGGAGCGCATCGCCAGGGCCTGTGCGGCTGCGCAACGCCCCGTGCAAAGTGTCACGCTGCTAACCGTAAGCAAAACTTTCGGTGCCGATGAAGTGCGCGAGGCCGCCGCGGCTGGCGAACGCCGCTTCGGCGAGAACTACGTGCAGGAAGCGATCGAAAAGATCGAGGTGCTGGCCGACCTGCGCGCGCAGATCGAGTGGCACCTGATCGGGCCCTTGCAAAGCAACAAGACGCGTGTGGTCGCGAAGTACTTCGACTGGGTGCACAGCGTCGACCGCCTGAAGATCGCCGAGCGCCTGAGCGAACAACGCGCGCCCGACCAGCCACCGCTCAACCTGTGCCTGCAGGTCAACGTGAGCGGCGAGGCGAGCAAGAGCGGTGTCGCGCCCGACGAGCTGCCCGCGCTCGCGCATGCCGTGGCGGCATTGCCCCGCGTGCGGCTGCGTGGCCTGATGTCGATTCCCGAGCCAAGCGACGACCCTGCACAGCAGGCCGCGCCGCACCGCCAGCTGCGCCAGCTCTTCCATCGCCTGCAGCAGGAAGGGCTGGCGCTCGACACCCTCTCGATGGGCATGAGCGGCGATCTCGAAGCCGCCATCGCCGAAGGCTCGACGATGGTCCGCGTGGGCACGGCGATCTTCGGGCGGCGCTGA
- a CDS encoding GGDEF domain-containing protein translates to MPDSSAARRAGHSGRSYWQVLVRAVVAASLVHTAFAGLFFALSAPLMGWVNVGSVALYGAAYALLRRRQNRAALVLVWAELLLHALVATRALGWESGFHYYVLLMMPMVFMSPVRRAHTKVLLGAALAIFYLGLDLLAHHHAPLVVLTAGALDGVRSLNIVATLALLAHLANFYRRAVMRAETRLHDLATTDPLTGLANRRRALDVANLHLARRRRDGAPMSLILGDVDHFKSVNDRHGHEVGDQVLIAVAQAMQVATREADTVCRWGGEEFLVVLPDTGPAEAMQVAERVREAVQRAQVPHGDARLGVTITLGVSTLHTMESLSQAIARADGALYRGKIEGRNRCVGDGSDEVPAPQRELALEY, encoded by the coding sequence ATGCCTGATTCGTCTGCTGCCCGGCGCGCCGGCCACTCCGGCCGTTCGTACTGGCAGGTGCTGGTGCGGGCCGTCGTGGCCGCGTCTCTGGTGCACACGGCGTTCGCCGGCCTCTTCTTCGCGCTGTCGGCCCCGCTGATGGGCTGGGTGAACGTCGGCAGCGTGGCGCTGTACGGCGCGGCCTACGCGCTGCTGCGCCGGCGCCAGAACCGCGCGGCGCTGGTGCTGGTGTGGGCCGAGTTGCTGCTGCATGCGCTGGTGGCCACGCGTGCGCTCGGGTGGGAGAGCGGCTTCCACTACTACGTGCTGCTGATGATGCCGATGGTGTTCATGAGCCCGGTGCGCCGCGCGCACACCAAGGTGCTGCTGGGTGCCGCGCTCGCGATCTTCTACCTCGGCCTCGACCTGCTGGCGCACCACCACGCGCCGCTGGTGGTGCTCACCGCGGGTGCGCTCGATGGGGTGCGCAGCCTCAACATCGTCGCCACCCTCGCGCTGCTCGCCCACCTGGCCAATTTCTACCGGCGCGCCGTGATGCGCGCCGAGACCCGCCTGCACGACCTCGCGACGACCGACCCGCTGACCGGCCTGGCCAACCGCCGCCGCGCGCTCGACGTGGCCAACCTGCACCTCGCGCGCCGCCGCCGCGACGGTGCGCCGATGAGCCTGATCCTTGGCGACGTGGACCACTTCAAGTCGGTCAACGACCGCCACGGCCACGAGGTGGGCGACCAGGTGCTGATCGCGGTCGCGCAGGCGATGCAGGTCGCCACCCGCGAGGCCGACACGGTGTGCCGCTGGGGCGGCGAGGAGTTTCTCGTCGTGCTGCCCGACACCGGCCCGGCCGAAGCGATGCAGGTCGCCGAGCGTGTGCGCGAGGCGGTGCAGCGCGCCCAGGTGCCGCACGGCGACGCGCGGCTGGGCGTGACCATCACCCTCGGCGTGAGCACGCTGCACACGATGGAGTCGCTGTCGCAGGCGATCGCACGTGCGGACGGGGCCCTGTACCGCGGCAAGATCGAGGGCCGCAACCGCTGCGTCGGCGACGGCAGCGACGAGGTGCCCGCCCCGCAGCGCGAGCTGGCGCTCGAATACTGA